DNA sequence from the Gammaproteobacteria bacterium genome:
GGCCCTCATCCCCTTCACCGACGGCCACTGCATCGGGGCCGTGCTCGACCGCAACGGGCTGCGCCCGAGCCGCTACTACGTGACCGACGACGACCGCTGCGTGATGGCTTCCGAGGTGGGCGTGCTGCCGGTCGCGCCCGAGCGCGTGGTGAAGAAAGGGCGGCTGCACCCGGGGCGCCTCTTCCTGATCGACTTCGATGCGGGGTGCCTGGTGCCGGACCACGAGATCAAGGCGGAATGGGCGAGGCGGCGGCCCTATGGGGAGTGGCTGGCGCGACAGCGCCTCGAACTGGGCGAGGCCGACGATACGCACGGCTACGACGAAGCGACCGTCCTCCGGCGCATGCGAGCGTTCGGCTATACCGCCGAGACCGTGCAGTTCATGCTGCTGAGCCTGGTGCGCGACCGGCGCGACCCGCTCGGCTCCATGGGCAACGACGCGGAGCTGGCGGCGCTCGCCGACCGGCCGCGCATGCTCTACGACTACTTCAAGCAGCGCTTCGCGCAGGTGACCAATCCCGCCATCGATTCGATCCGCGAGGAAGTGGTCATGTCGCTCGAGTGCTACATCGGGCCCGAGGGCAACCTGCTCGAGGTCACCGAGCAGCACGCGCACCGGCTGCGCCTTCCTCATCCGATCCTCTCGAACCGGCAGTTTGCAGCACTCTCGCAACTCGAGGAGCGCGGATGGCGGAGCCGGACGCTCGACACCACCTTCGCGCGCGGCTCCGGGAAGCGCGGTTTGCTTGCCGCCCTCACCCGCCTCGAGAAGGAGGCCGACCGGGCGGTCGAGGAGGGCTATCGGGTGCTCGTGCTCTCGGACCGCGCGATCGGCCCCGACCGCCTCGCCATCAGCTCCCTGCTCGCCGTCGGCTGCGTGCATCACCACCTGGTGCGCACGCATCAGCGCACCCGCATCGCCCTTGTCGTCGAGACCGGCGAGGCGCGCGAAGTGCACCATCACTGTCTTCTGCTCGGCTACGGTGCGGACGCCATCAATCCCTATCTCACCTACGAATGCCTCTGGCACGTCCGGCGCACCGGGCGGATGGGCGACTTCGCCCACATCGCCTCCGACGACGACGTGGTCGCCGCATACCGCAAGGGGGTCGGCAAGGGCATCCTCAAGGTGATGGCCAAGATGGGCATCTCGACGCTGCAGTCCTACAAGGGGGCGCAGATCTTCGAGGCGGTGGGGCTCGGAGCCGAGGTGGTGAACCGCTGTTTCACCGATACCGAGAGCCGCGTGGGCGGGATCGGGTTCGGGGTACTGGCGGAAGAGATCGAGCGTCGCCACGAGCTGGGCTTTGCTGGCGAGGGGCGCCGCAACGGACGCGCGTTGCCCAATCCCGGCGACTTCCACTGGCGCAAGGGTGGGGCGCGCCACATGTGGGACCCCGTGTCGGTGCGCGGCCTCCGAGTCGCCGCGCGCACCAACTCGCCGGAGGCCTACTGGCGCTTCGCCCGCCACGCCAACGAAGAGAACACGCGCAAGGCGACGCTGCGCGGCCTGCTCCGGTTCCATCCCACCGGTCCGCCCGTGGATCTGGACCACGTCGAGCCCGAGGCCGAGATCGTGAAGCGCTTCGCGACCGGCGCGATGAGCTTCGGCTCCATCTCGAAGGAAGCCCACGAGTCGCTCGCCCTGGCCATGAACCGCATCGGCGCCAAGTCCAATTCCGGCGAGGGCGGCGAGGATCCGGCGCGCAACGTCCCGGACGCGGACGGGGGGCTGCGCCGCTCCGGGATCAAGCAGGTGGCCAGCGGACGCTTCGGCGTGACGATCGAGTACCTGACCGCGGCCGAGGAACTGCAGATCAAGATCGTGCAGGGAGCCAAGCCCGGGGAGGGCGGCGAGCTGCCGGGGCGCAAGGTGGACGACTACATCGCGTCGATCCGGCATTCCACGCCCGGCGTGGGCCTGATCAGCCCGCCCCCGCACCACGACATCTACTCCATCGAGGACATCGCCCAGCTCATCCACGACCTGAAGAACGCCAACCCGCAGGCGCGCATCAGCGTGAAGCTGTGCGCCGAGATCGGCGTGGGCACGGTGGCCGCGGGGGTGGTCAAGGCGCGCGCCGACCACCTGGTCATCTCGGGCGACAGCGGGGGGACGGGCGCCTCGCCCCTCACCTCCATCAAGCACGCAGGCCTGCCGTGGGAGCTGGGGATCGCGGAAGTCCACCAGACCCTGGTGATGAACAACCTGCGCTCGCGGGTCATCGTGCAGACCGACGGGCAGCTCAAGACGGGCCGCGACGTGGCCATCGCCGCGCTGCTGGGCGCGGAGGAGTTCGGCTTCTCCACCGCCCCGCTGATCACGCTGGGCTGCGTCATGATGCGCAAGTGCCACCTGAACACCTGTCCGGTGGGCGTGGCGACCCAGGACCCGGAGCTGCGCAAGAAGTTCTCCGGCAAGCCGGAATACATCATCAACTACCTGTTCATGGTCGCGCGCGAGCTGCGTGAGATCATGGCCCGCCTCGGCTTCCGCACGGTGAACGAGATGATCGGGCGCGTGGACGCGCTGGAAGCCGCGCCCCGGCCCGACCACTGGAAGGCCCGGAGCGTGAACGTGGACGCGCTCCTGATGCCGGCGCTCGAGCCGGAAGACTGTCTGGGGGTGTATTGCCGGCACGAACAGGATCACGGGCTGGAGGGCGCCCTCGACCACACCCTCATCCGCCTGGCCGGGCCCGCCATCGAGGAGGGCCGGCCGGTGCGCCACGACATGGCCATCTCCAATGCAAACCGGGTGGTGGGGGGCATGCTGTCCAACCACATCATCCGCCGCGTGGGACCGGCCATGCTTCCCGACGACTCCATTCACTTCCGCTTCCGCGGCAGCGCGGGACAGAGCTTCGGCGCCTGGCTGGCGCGCGGGGTCACGCTGGAAGTCGAGGGCGACGCCAACGACTACGTCGGCAAGGGGCTCTCCGGCGGCAGGATCATCCTGTATCCGCCGAGGGCATCCCGGTTCAAGGCCGAAGAGAACATCCTGATCGGAAACGTGGTGTTCTACGGCGCCATCAGCGGCGAGGGCTTCTTCCGGGGCATCGCGGCCGAGCGCTTCTGTGTCCGCAACAGCGGCGCCACCGCCGTGGTGGAAGGAATCGGCGACCACGGCTGCGAGTACATGACGGGCGGACGCGTCGTTGTGCTCGGCCAGACCGGGATCAACTTCGGGGCCGGAATGTCGGGGGGGATCGCCTACGTGTGGGATCCCCGCGGGACCTTCGAGCCCCGCTGCAACATGGATCTGGTGGTGCTCGAACGCCTCGTCGACGCGGAAGAGTGCGAGGAGATTCGCCGTCTCATCGAACGGCACCGCGAGTACACGGGATCCACCGTCGCGGCCGCGATCCTCCGCGATTGGGAGGCTCCCCACCCGGAATTCGTCAAGGTGGTGCCCATCGACTACAAGCGGGCGCTTGAGGAGCGCGCCGCCGCGGGCCGTTCCGAGGCGCTGCCCGTCGCCGCAGGCACCTGACGGCGGGCTGCATGGGCAAGGTCACCGGCTTCAAGGAGTTCGCGCGCGAGGCGGCCCCCTACCGCGACCCGGCCACGCGCATCCGGGATTTCGACGAGATCTACACCCCGCATGCCGATGAGCGCCTGCAGACCCAGGGGGCGCGCTGCATGGATTGCGGCGTGCCGTTCTGCCAGTCGGACGACGGCTGCCCGGTCTACAACCTGATCCCGGAGTGGAACGACCTCGTCTACCGGGGGCGCTGGCGCGAGGCGCTCGATCGCCTGCACCGGACCAACAACTTCCCGGAGGTCACGGGCCGGGTGTGTCCCGCTCCCTGCGAAGGCTCCTGCGTCCTCGGCATCGCCGATCCCCCCGTCACCATCAAGAACATCGAGATGGCGATCGCCGACCGGGGCTTCGACGAGGGGTGGGTGCGGGCTCACCCGCCGTCCGCGCGCACCGGCAAGAGCGTGGCGGTCGTGGGTTCGGGCCCGGCGGGTTTGGCGGCGGCGGCCCAACTCAACTCCGCGGGGCACCGGGTGACGGTCTACGAACGCGATGACCGCATCGGCGGCCTGCTCATGTACGGAATCCCCAACATGAAGCTCGACAAGGGAATCGTGGAGCGCCGCGTTTCGCTCCTGCGCGAGGAGGGAGTCGAATTCGTGACCAACGCGAACGTGGCCGATGGCGGCGGCGGGTCGCTGGACGTCCGTCAACTGAGGAGGCGCTTCGACGCCCTGCTCCTGGCCACGGGCGCCACTCGCGCGCGCGATCTGCCGGTGGGCGGACGCGAGCTGCCCGGCATCCACTTCGCCATGGAGTACCTCACCGACAGCATACAGGCGGGGCTTGGCGATCATCCGCCCAGAATCCCCGCGAACGGCCTTGATGTCGTCGTCATCGGCGGGGGCGATACCGGCACCGACTGCATCGGGACCTCCCTGCGCCAGTCGTGCCGCCGCCTGATCAACTTCGAACTCCTGGCGAGGCCGCCCGCTGAACGCGCCCCCGACAATCCCTGGCCTGCCTGGCCGCTCATCTTCCGCGTGGAATACGGGCACGAGGAGTCGATCGCACATCTCGGACACGATCCGCGGGTCTACGCGATCTCGGCGGAGAGCTTTTTCGCGGGACCGGACGGCAAGGTCGCGGGCGTACGCACGCTCGACGTCACCTTCCATGGCGGCCGCCTGCGCAAGATTCCAGGGAGCCAGCGCGAGTGGAGCGCGGATCTCGTCCTTCTTTCGATGGGGTTTCTGGGCCCCGAGCACGCGCCTGCGGAGCCACTGGGCATCGAATACGACGAGCACTCCAACTACGCCGCCGAGTTCGGTGCCTACGCGACGAACGTGGACGGCGTGTTCGCCGCCGGGGACTGCCGACGCGGACAGTCGCTGGTGGTGTGGGCCATCCGCGAAGGACGCGAGGCCGCGCGCGAAATCGACCGCTGGCTGATGGGCGAGACGCGGCTGCCCTGAACGTGGTCTCCTGACTGCCGTCTACCCTTGTCGCGACGGGCACCGACAGCGCACTTTGTCCGTGGCCGCGGGCGTGGTCTCGCGACGCCTTCCAACCCGCTCATCGACTCCAACTGTTCACCGACTCCAGGGAGGATCAGACATGCGCAGGTTCGCCGCCCTATTCCTGCTTGCCGGGGTACTCGGGCTCGGGGCCCCCGCGGAGGCCGATGCCCAGCTCCTCGAAGTGGGAGAGATGGCTCCCGACTTCGAGCTGCCTGGGGCCACCCGCTTCGGCGTGCTGCAGGACCCGGTTCGACTCAGCGACTACCGGGGAGAAACCGTCGTCCTCGCCTTCTTCTTCCGCGTTCGAACACGTGGCTGAACGGTGCAGATGACAGCGTACCGTGATCAGTACGCAAGCTTGTTCAACGAAGGCCGGAACGTCGTCGTCGTCGGCATCTCCAACGACAGTCCCGAAGAGCTGGGCTCCTGGCTCAAGGACGAGGACTTCCCCTTCCTGTTCCTCAGCGATGCCGGAACCGAAGGCGCCACATACGAGGCGTTCGGCGGCGGCAAGCGCGACAACAACATGGTCGACAGCCGCTCGGTCATCGTGGTCGGGCCGGACGGCCGCATCGCCGGGGTGATCCCCCAGTTCGCCCAGGTGGACCCGACCGCCTACGAGGAGCTGGCGGCCATGGTCGACGAGGCCACGCCCGAGCCGTAGGCGAAGCTCGATAGCCGACTCATCTCCCGGGCCCGGGGTTCGGGTCCGGGGGGTGGGGGCTTCCTGCGGGCGCACCTACCCTGTCCCCCTTCCTGGACCTCGTTCCGATGCTGATGTGCGCCGACGTGCGGGCATCGGTGCGCTTCTATCGCGATGTGCTCGGGTTCGAGGTGGTTGACCGCATGGACGATGTGGGCGCCACCGGCTTCGCGTCGTTGCGCAACGGTGCTGCGCAGATCATGCTGGCGAGCCCGACCTACATCCCGCGGGCTCCGAGGGTCGAGGGACGTTATCCGCAGGCGGCCTACTACTTCTACGTGGAGGATGCGGATGCGTTGAGAGCGGCAGTCGTGGATGCCGGATGGCCGGCGACCGAATGCGTCGACCGGTTCTACGGGTTGCGAGAGTTCGAGGTGGCGGATCCGGAGGGACATGTGCTGCTGTTCGGGCAGGACATCGGTCCGGTGCGGGAGGGGGCCCATGCAGGTCAGCACAGTCCGGCGACCTGACAAAATGGCAGACAATCAGGTATGCGTCTGCCAAAATGGCAGGGTGAAGGGTGATGCGACCTTGCAGCAAAGAACCGTCTAAGTTCAACTGGGGCTGCACGATCTACTGCACCCGCCTTTGAACCGCGCCTGACTGCACCGTGTCGCGATCGCGGGAACAGGCATCGTTTGGCGGGAACCAATAAGCCTCGTCTTCCGCACCCGACGGCGCCTCGCCTCCAGCGCGATCCGCAAGTACTCGACCACATTACATACCGCGAGACCCGCACCCGTCGGCGGGCAGAGAGGCGGCTGCGGTGTCGGCTATCTGACGAAGACCTGAAACAGGCCAACGAGTGTGGCCCATCCCTCCCGATTCTGTTTGTCCATCGGGCTCCCGCTCCCACTTGGTGGATGGAAATCCTCGCAACCGAGGTTGGTAGGAATCAGATGGGGGGCGCACCGTGACTCTGGTCAAGGAGGACGGCACCGGCGGGGTGCCCGCCAGAGCGGGACAACCACGACGTAACCCACGGGTGTGAGTGTTTGTCGAAAAGGGACGCCTCGGCCTGACGACGGGGGCTCCGGGAGAGTGGCGGACGGGCTGTGTAAA
Encoded proteins:
- a CDS encoding glutamate synthase subunit beta, encoding MGKVTGFKEFAREAAPYRDPATRIRDFDEIYTPHADERLQTQGARCMDCGVPFCQSDDGCPVYNLIPEWNDLVYRGRWREALDRLHRTNNFPEVTGRVCPAPCEGSCVLGIADPPVTIKNIEMAIADRGFDEGWVRAHPPSARTGKSVAVVGSGPAGLAAAAQLNSAGHRVTVYERDDRIGGLLMYGIPNMKLDKGIVERRVSLLREEGVEFVTNANVADGGGGSLDVRQLRRRFDALLLATGATRARDLPVGGRELPGIHFAMEYLTDSIQAGLGDHPPRIPANGLDVVVIGGGDTGTDCIGTSLRQSCRRLINFELLARPPAERAPDNPWPAWPLIFRVEYGHEESIAHLGHDPRVYAISAESFFAGPDGKVAGVRTLDVTFHGGRLRKIPGSQREWSADLVLLSMGFLGPEHAPAEPLGIEYDEHSNYAAEFGAYATNVDGVFAAGDCRRGQSLVVWAIREGREAAREIDRWLMGETRLP
- a CDS encoding VOC family protein, producing the protein MLMCADVRASVRFYRDVLGFEVVDRMDDVGATGFASLRNGAAQIMLASPTYIPRAPRVEGRYPQAAYYFYVEDADALRAAVVDAGWPATECVDRFYGLREFEVADPEGHVLLFGQDIGPVREGAHAGQHSPAT
- a CDS encoding redoxin domain-containing protein, producing MAPDFELPGATRFGVLQDPVRLSDYRGETVVLAFFFRVRTRGUTVQMTAYRDQYASLFNEGRNVVVVGISNDSPEELGSWLKDEDFPFLFLSDAGTEGATYEAFGGGKRDNNMVDSRSVIVVGPDGRIAGVIPQFAQVDPTAYEELAAMVDEATPEP
- the gltB gene encoding glutamate synthase large subunit; the encoded protein is MRRTINAGSAVDGGLPAARGLYSPRYEHDSCGVGFVCDIKGRASRAILDDANRINCRMGHRGGIGCEPGTGDGAGILTGLPHFLLDRVARDQLGIALPPPGQYGVGIAFLPRDRRERQICKERTEAIIAEQGQRLLGWRRLPHSAERAGLTPTALGSMPHLEQLFVGAGDGFADSAFERQLYIIRKYASHCLRGDPRLSGRELPYFCSLSANTVIYKGMLTPHQLFEFFDDLRAADYESHMAMVHSRFSTNTFPSWDRAQPNRAMCHNGEINTLLGNCNWMNAREGVLRSELFGDELEKLFPIIEPNCSDSGNFDNVLEFLLMTGRSLPESVMTMIPEAWQQRPGMPADKRAFYEFQSCLMEPWDGPALIPFTDGHCIGAVLDRNGLRPSRYYVTDDDRCVMASEVGVLPVAPERVVKKGRLHPGRLFLIDFDAGCLVPDHEIKAEWARRRPYGEWLARQRLELGEADDTHGYDEATVLRRMRAFGYTAETVQFMLLSLVRDRRDPLGSMGNDAELAALADRPRMLYDYFKQRFAQVTNPAIDSIREEVVMSLECYIGPEGNLLEVTEQHAHRLRLPHPILSNRQFAALSQLEERGWRSRTLDTTFARGSGKRGLLAALTRLEKEADRAVEEGYRVLVLSDRAIGPDRLAISSLLAVGCVHHHLVRTHQRTRIALVVETGEAREVHHHCLLLGYGADAINPYLTYECLWHVRRTGRMGDFAHIASDDDVVAAYRKGVGKGILKVMAKMGISTLQSYKGAQIFEAVGLGAEVVNRCFTDTESRVGGIGFGVLAEEIERRHELGFAGEGRRNGRALPNPGDFHWRKGGARHMWDPVSVRGLRVAARTNSPEAYWRFARHANEENTRKATLRGLLRFHPTGPPVDLDHVEPEAEIVKRFATGAMSFGSISKEAHESLALAMNRIGAKSNSGEGGEDPARNVPDADGGLRRSGIKQVASGRFGVTIEYLTAAEELQIKIVQGAKPGEGGELPGRKVDDYIASIRHSTPGVGLISPPPHHDIYSIEDIAQLIHDLKNANPQARISVKLCAEIGVGTVAAGVVKARADHLVISGDSGGTGASPLTSIKHAGLPWELGIAEVHQTLVMNNLRSRVIVQTDGQLKTGRDVAIAALLGAEEFGFSTAPLITLGCVMMRKCHLNTCPVGVATQDPELRKKFSGKPEYIINYLFMVARELREIMARLGFRTVNEMIGRVDALEAAPRPDHWKARSVNVDALLMPALEPEDCLGVYCRHEQDHGLEGALDHTLIRLAGPAIEEGRPVRHDMAISNANRVVGGMLSNHIIRRVGPAMLPDDSIHFRFRGSAGQSFGAWLARGVTLEVEGDANDYVGKGLSGGRIILYPPRASRFKAEENILIGNVVFYGAISGEGFFRGIAAERFCVRNSGATAVVEGIGDHGCEYMTGGRVVVLGQTGINFGAGMSGGIAYVWDPRGTFEPRCNMDLVVLERLVDAEECEEIRRLIERHREYTGSTVAAAILRDWEAPHPEFVKVVPIDYKRALEERAAAGRSEALPVAAGT